Proteins encoded together in one Bacteroidales bacterium window:
- a CDS encoding Nramp family divalent metal transporter produces the protein MAKRNILKVIGPGLLWAGAAIGVSHIVQSTRAGANFGFELIWIIIIANILKYPFFEFAPRYAASTGETLIGGYKRLGKWAVYLYGLITILTMFFLMTAVTVVTAGIFANVFQSAIPVYLWAIIIISILALVVIIGKYSTIDKFVKVIIVLLALATIIAVISAFSGGFNPNLNYVKDFNFKSIVDISFLLALVGWMPTAIDVSVWHSVWTITKKKETGYSPKLKESLLDFNIGYIGTAVLSLGFLSLGALVMYGSGEKFSESGVTFAGQLISLFTSSLGPWAYLIIVVAAIATMVSTTVTCLDAYPRVLEPVTKIVFQKLNLEENTKKIQNIWLLVVVTGSVIIFLFFLGSMKTMVDIATIIAFITAPVLGWLNLKVITLKHIPENAKPGKFLIILSWVGLVFLSTFGIYFLLIRFIL, from the coding sequence ATGGCAAAGAGGAATATACTAAAAGTTATAGGTCCCGGATTATTATGGGCAGGTGCTGCAATAGGAGTTTCGCATATAGTTCAGTCAACAAGAGCAGGTGCAAATTTTGGTTTTGAATTGATTTGGATTATTATTATTGCAAATATTTTAAAATATCCTTTTTTTGAATTTGCTCCGCGTTATGCTGCATCAACAGGAGAAACACTGATTGGCGGTTATAAAAGGCTGGGCAAATGGGCAGTTTATCTTTACGGTTTAATTACAATTTTAACAATGTTCTTTTTAATGACAGCAGTTACTGTTGTTACGGCAGGAATTTTTGCAAATGTTTTTCAAAGTGCAATTCCTGTTTATTTGTGGGCAATAATAATTATTTCCATACTTGCTTTAGTGGTAATTATAGGAAAGTATTCAACAATTGATAAATTTGTTAAAGTTATTATAGTTTTGCTTGCATTGGCTACAATAATTGCCGTAATTTCTGCATTTTCAGGCGGATTTAATCCGAACCTTAATTATGTTAAAGATTTTAATTTTAAATCAATAGTTGATATAAGTTTTTTATTGGCATTAGTGGGGTGGATGCCTACGGCAATTGATGTGTCGGTTTGGCATTCGGTATGGACAATAACAAAAAAAAAGGAAACCGGATATTCTCCTAAACTTAAAGAATCTTTACTCGATTTTAATATCGGTTATATAGGAACAGCTGTTTTGTCATTAGGCTTTTTATCTTTGGGTGCTTTGGTTATGTACGGTTCGGGTGAAAAATTCTCAGAAAGCGGAGTTACGTTTGCAGGTCAATTAATAAGTTTATTTACTTCAAGTTTAGGCCCTTGGGCATATCTTATTATTGTTGTTGCAGCAATTGCCACAATGGTAAGCACAACCGTAACTTGTTTAGATGCATATCCTAGAGTATTAGAACCTGTTACAAAAATTGTTTTCCAAAAATTAAATCTTGAAGAAAATACAAAAAAAATACAGAATATTTGGTTGCTGGTTGTAGTTACAGGTTCTGTAATAATTTTTCTTTTCTTTTTAGGAAGTATGAAAACTATGGTTGATATTGCAACTATTATCGCATTTATTACAGCTCCTGTATTAGGCTGGTTAAACTTGAAAGTTATAACTTTAAAACATATTCCTGAAAATGCAAAACCCGGTAAATTTTTAATCATATTAAGTTGGGTAGGGTTGGTATTCTTATCAACCTTCGGTATTTATTTTTTGTTGATTAGATTTATATTGTAA